GCCTGCCCGGGAGACCTGGGGGTTCCCGTCTTCCCCACGGAGATCGGGAGGATCGCCATCATGATCTGCATGGACGCCGCCTATTTCGAAACGGCGCGCCTGGCGGCCCTCCGGGGAGCGGATATCCTGGCCTTTCCCACCAATTCGTCGGGGCAGACGGTGACCCTGTTGCAGGATCGGGCCCGGAGCAACGGCCTGTACATCGTCGGCGCCAACCGCTCCGATACCGAGGAGGGGTTCCGCATGGTCGGGGCGAGCGCCCTTTGGTCCCCCCGGGGCGAATTGCTGGCCGCGACCCCCTACCGGGCCGATCCGGAGCAGAAACGGGACGAGCCCACGTGGATCGCGGCCCGGATCGACCCGGCCCTTTACGCGAATCCCGCCAAGGAGCGGCTTAAGGAAAGGCGGCCCGAATTGTACGCCGATCTGCTGCTGCACAGGGGTTCCTGGGGTTTCCCCGCGGATCCCCCCCGTCGGATCGCGGTTGCCGTCCTCCAGTATGAACCCCTTCCCGGGAACAAGGCGGCCAATCTGGAAAAGGTGCGGAAGCTCCTCGGGAAGGCGGCGTTTCCGGATTCCGGACAGCGGCTGATCGTGTTGCCGGAGCTTTCGCTCACCGGACCCGCAAGGGGTCTGCCGAAGGAGCGGATCCGCCGCTGGGCGGAGACCGCGTCGGGATTCACCGTGCGGGAGATGGGGCGGCTCGCCCGCATGTACCGGGCCTCCGTGGTTTTCGGTCTGATCGAACGACGGGGGGAGGCGCTGTACAATGCCGCTGTCCTTTTAAACCCCGAGGGGGAGATCGCGGGGATTTACCGGAAGGCGCATCTGGAGGCAGAGGAGAAGAGATGGGCTCTGCCCGGGAATGAACTCCCCGTTTTCCCGACGGAGGAATTGGGCCGGGTCGGCCTGATGCTGGGCGAGGACGCCCTCTTTCCCGAGACGGCCGGCGTGATGGCGGTGAACCGGGCGGATCTGGTGGTGATTCCCTCCGCCTTCCGGGAGGGAACGGGTTGCGAAAGGGTCCGTTACCCCGGACAAGCCGCGGAGCCGGTGGGGATGATTCCCTGGGACACCATCGCCCGGGACGTTCAATCGCCGGTGGTGGTTGCCAATTTTGTCGGCACGCCCTACCGCCTGCAGGGGAGGGGCTCCGTGTACACCCCGCGACAGGACGGGGAGTCGACCCGCGTATGGTCGGCTTCCGGAGAGCGGGAGGAGGTATTGGTCGCCCGTTTCCGCACCCTTCGGGAGCGGGGCTGGTTCAACCAGGAAAAGCTGAATGCGACCCGGCGAACGGCGTTTTACAAGCCGTTGGTGTTCCCGGAGGGGACCTTTCCGCCGGATTTATGATGATCGGGGGTGATCCCATTTACCATCCACTCTTGAAAGGCGCGATCGATCTGCATTGTCACTGCGCTCCCAGCCTGTATCCCCGGAAGCAGACGGATTGGGAACTGGTCCGGGATCTGAAGGCGAGCGGAATGGCGGGAGCGGTGATCAAATCCCACGAGTCCCAGACGGTGGACCGCACCGCCCTGATCCGGATGGCGGAACCCGAGCTTCACGTGTACGGGGGACTGGTGTGCAACGAAATGGCCGGCGGCTTGTCACCCGCTTCGGTGGAGGCGGCGATCAAGCTGGGGGCCAAGATCATCTGGATGCCCACCGTATCCGCCCGCGCCCACCGTTCCTACTATTCGAGAAACCGGTCCGGTCGCATCCACGCTACGGAGCCCGTGCGGCAAAGGGGGCCCGGTCTGGAGATATGGGATGAAAACCGCCGGATCCTGCCGGAGGTGCACGAAATCCTGCGCCTGATCGCCGAGGCGGACGTCGTGCTGGCCACGGGCCACCTGTCGCCGGGGGAGGTATATGCCTTGGCGAAGGCGGCCGGGGAACACGGGGTAGCCAAACTGCTGATCCAGCACGCCGACCTCGGCATCGCTCCCATCCCCCTGGAGATGCAGCGGGAGCTGGTCCGGGGCGGGGCCCTCATCGAGAAGTGCTACCTCGCCTGTGGCGCGGACTTTCGGACGTTGACCGTGGAGGAGATGGGGCACACCATCCGGGTGTTGGACCCCGCGTCCTGCGTGCTGGTTACCGATTACGGCCAGGCCCACAATCCGCCTCCGGTTGAGGCGCTCAGCCGGTTTGTGGGGGAAATCGCCCGGTGCGGCTTTTCCGATGAGGAGATCCGGCGGATGATCGTCCATAATCCCCGGCAGCTGCTGGGCATCGACTAGGGAGCGACAACCCGGGGGAGGGAGGGGATCGGTTCGTCTCCCCCTCCGGATTTTCCCGCGATGTTTCGACGGGTACCAGGGTGGGAAGGGATTTACGCGTGCCGGAGTTTTCTTCCGGGCCTTCGTTCCGACATCAGTTTCAAGGAGGTATGCGGATGGATCCGAGAATCCTTCGGGAAATCGAGGCGATCTTTCCTGGGGACCGAATCCTGACCGGATTGGGAGACCGGTACACCTACGGCTTCGATGCCTCCTTCGGGCAGTATTTGCCGGAGCTGGTGGTGCAGCCACAATCGGTGGAGCAGATCGCCGGGCTGGTCCGGTTGGCCAACGATCACCTGATTCCGCTTTATCCCCGCGGTTCGGCCACTTCCTTGAGCGGAGGCCCCCTTCCGGTCAAGGGAGGCATCGTGATCGACATGTCCCAATATCCCAAGCGGTTGGACGTGGATCGGGAGAATTTGCTGGCGGTGGTGACTCCGAGCGTGATCACGGCGGAGATTCACAGGGCGGCGGAGTCGGTGGGCCTCTTCTATCCGCCGGACCCGAGCAGTTCCCACGTTTCCACCATCGGGGGCAACCTGCTGGAAAATTCCAGCGGCCCCAAGGGGCTGAAGTACGGGACGACCAAGGAGTATGTGATCGGAATGGAAGTGGTGACGCCGACGGGGGAGGTGATCCGGGTCGGAGGGAAGACGGTCAAAAGCGTCACGGGCTACGATCTGACCCGGCTGATCGTCGGTTCGGAGGGAACCCTGGGCATCGTCACCGAGGCGATCCTCCGGCTGATTCCCAAGCCTCCCGCCCGGAGGACGTTGCTGGCCCATTTTCCGCGGCTGAAGGATGCCGGGTACGCCATCACCCGGATTTTGTCCTCGGGCATTCTGCCGGCGGCGATGGAATTGATGGACAACGCCTGCATTCGTGCGGTGGAAAGCTACCGGCCCCACGGATTGCCCACCGATGCGGAAGCGATCCTGATCATCGAAGTGGACGGGCATCCCTCGGCGGTGGATGAGGAGATACGCCGCTGCGAAGAGTTGTGCCTTGCGCAGGGCGCAGGGGGGTGCAAGGTGGCGGAGAATGAGGACGAGCGGGAGAAGATCTGGATGTCGAGAAAGATGGTCTCCCCGGCGATCACCCGGATGGGTCCGACGAAGATCTCCGAGGATGCCACGGTCCCCCGGGAGAAAATTCCGGAGATGATGGAGCATCTGAAGCGGATCAAGGAGAAGTACCGGCTGCAGCTGGTGGTGTTCGGACACGCGGGGGACGGAAACCTGCATCCCAACATCATCACCGATGAGCGGAACCGGGAGGAGATGGAACGGGTGGAAAAAGCGGTGGGAGAAATCTTCGAAGCGGCCGTCTCCCTGGGGGGAACCTTGTCCGGGGAACACGGGATCGGGATTTTGAAGGCCCCCTACATGGAGATGGAGCTGGGACGGGAAGGCGTGATGATGATGAAAAAGATCAAAGAGGCGTGGGATCCCAACAACATTCTCAATCCGGGCAAAATATTTCCCGCCCCCGGCCAGACCAAGGTGGTCTTGCGATGAGGGCGGGGGACCAAAAGGCCCGGCGAAGCGGAAGGGAGCTGTTGGAGGAAAAAGCCTGGGATCCCGCCCTTCGGTGCGTGCAGTGCGGGTATTGCCTGCCGGTCTGTCCCACCTATCAATCGATGGGAAAGGAGTCGGCCTCTCCCCGGGGAAGAATCAACCTGGTCAAACTGGCCGCGGAAGGGAAAACGGACGTGATTCGGGATCTGGCGGAGCCGATCGACCTGTGCCTGGGCTGTCGGGCTTGCGAAACGGCCTGTCCGGTCCGGGTGCCCTACGGCCAGATCCTGGAGGCGGCGAAGGAGGCGGTGGCCGAGGAGCGAAAGGGCGCGCCCTCCCCGTTGGGGGAACGGATGAAGGAGATGCTGCTCCGCCATCTCATTCCCCATCCGGGAAGGTTGCGGCTGGCGGGGGCGATGTTGTGGCTGTTCCAGAAAACGGGCCTGCAATCCCTGGTGCTGAGTTCGGGGCTTTTGCGGCGGTGGTCCGTCGCCGCCGATCAGCTGGGAAAGGTGCTGCCGCGGGTGGAGGCGCCTTCTTCGCGGCTTCGGCGGGGTGCGCTCCTGCCGGCCCAGGGGCGGAAAAAGGGGCGGGCGGCTTTTTTCGCCGGGTGCATCATGGATGAGGTCTTTCACGGGATCAACCGCTCCACCGTCGCGCTGCTTCAGCAGGCGGGATGGGAGGTGATCATTCCCGGGAACCAGCGCTGTTGCGGGGCCCTGCACGCCCACCAGGGGATGCGGGAAAAGGCAAAACAGCTGGCGAA
This genomic interval from Planifilum fimeticola contains the following:
- a CDS encoding DUF6282 family protein gives rise to the protein MIGGDPIYHPLLKGAIDLHCHCAPSLYPRKQTDWELVRDLKASGMAGAVIKSHESQTVDRTALIRMAEPELHVYGGLVCNEMAGGLSPASVEAAIKLGAKIIWMPTVSARAHRSYYSRNRSGRIHATEPVRQRGPGLEIWDENRRILPEVHEILRLIAEADVVLATGHLSPGEVYALAKAAGEHGVAKLLIQHADLGIAPIPLEMQRELVRGGALIEKCYLACGADFRTLTVEEMGHTIRVLDPASCVLVTDYGQAHNPPPVEALSRFVGEIARCGFSDEEIRRMIVHNPRQLLGID
- a CDS encoding (Fe-S)-binding protein, translating into MRAGDQKARRSGRELLEEKAWDPALRCVQCGYCLPVCPTYQSMGKESASPRGRINLVKLAAEGKTDVIRDLAEPIDLCLGCRACETACPVRVPYGQILEAAKEAVAEERKGAPSPLGERMKEMLLRHLIPHPGRLRLAGAMLWLFQKTGLQSLVLSSGLLRRWSVAADQLGKVLPRVEAPSSRLRRGALLPAQGRKKGRAAFFAGCIMDEVFHGINRSTVALLQQAGWEVIIPGNQRCCGALHAHQGMREKAKQLAKDNIRAFEASGAEIYVNNAGGCGAMLQEYDLLFRDEPEWRERAARFVERTRDISEVLVRCGLPPFRREWEGVIVYQDSCHLRHVQKVVEEPRGLLRSIPGAVYVEMEGADRCCGSGGIYNLLHFEESMKILEDKMKEVEKAGATTIVTTNPGCHLQMRLGVERMGWTDRIRVRHLVEVLAEVCLEQKILTSVKRS
- a CDS encoding nitrilase-related carbon-nitrogen hydrolase, whose protein sequence is MGRSISPFYAASIQFNPRLNRREENIDALYEVVRRAAESGARLIVTPEMATTGYQYRDRKAIAPFVDTIPGKTTRRFGEIAERYGAYIVLGMAEADPETGLFYNAAALIGPGGVLGKYRKLHLWAAEETWACPGDLGVPVFPTEIGRIAIMICMDAAYFETARLAALRGADILAFPTNSSGQTVTLLQDRARSNGLYIVGANRSDTEEGFRMVGASALWSPRGELLAATPYRADPEQKRDEPTWIAARIDPALYANPAKERLKERRPELYADLLLHRGSWGFPADPPRRIAVAVLQYEPLPGNKAANLEKVRKLLGKAAFPDSGQRLIVLPELSLTGPARGLPKERIRRWAETASGFTVREMGRLARMYRASVVFGLIERRGEALYNAAVLLNPEGEIAGIYRKAHLEAEEKRWALPGNELPVFPTEELGRVGLMLGEDALFPETAGVMAVNRADLVVIPSAFREGTGCERVRYPGQAAEPVGMIPWDTIARDVQSPVVVANFVGTPYRLQGRGSVYTPRQDGESTRVWSASGEREEVLVARFRTLRERGWFNQEKLNATRRTAFYKPLVFPEGTFPPDL
- a CDS encoding FAD-binding oxidoreductase, with the protein product MDPRILREIEAIFPGDRILTGLGDRYTYGFDASFGQYLPELVVQPQSVEQIAGLVRLANDHLIPLYPRGSATSLSGGPLPVKGGIVIDMSQYPKRLDVDRENLLAVVTPSVITAEIHRAAESVGLFYPPDPSSSHVSTIGGNLLENSSGPKGLKYGTTKEYVIGMEVVTPTGEVIRVGGKTVKSVTGYDLTRLIVGSEGTLGIVTEAILRLIPKPPARRTLLAHFPRLKDAGYAITRILSSGILPAAMELMDNACIRAVESYRPHGLPTDAEAILIIEVDGHPSAVDEEIRRCEELCLAQGAGGCKVAENEDEREKIWMSRKMVSPAITRMGPTKISEDATVPREKIPEMMEHLKRIKEKYRLQLVVFGHAGDGNLHPNIITDERNREEMERVEKAVGEIFEAAVSLGGTLSGEHGIGILKAPYMEMELGREGVMMMKKIKEAWDPNNILNPGKIFPAPGQTKVVLR